A region from the Brachyspira hampsonii genome encodes:
- a CDS encoding STM3941 family protein, translating into MNEELNNNEIQINESFPKIEIYVNKKKLSILIFVSLIFILIGIFIFINKKELKEEIISIFILILFSICLLTFIFQCLKSKRPVIILDENGIEYYVLLKNKNIFIRWKEIKEIVFSKTFIYIYLKEESSLLDNKKNNDEPIVLYMSELKMKTNTLIYLITYYFENKKS; encoded by the coding sequence ATGAATGAAGAATTAAATAATAATGAAATTCAGATTAATGAGTCTTTCCCTAAGATTGAAATATATGTAAATAAAAAAAAATTATCTATACTTATATTTGTATCTTTGATTTTTATTTTAATTGGTATATTTATATTTATAAATAAAAAAGAATTAAAAGAGGAAATTATCAGTATATTTATATTAATACTTTTTTCTATATGTCTTTTAACTTTTATTTTTCAATGCTTAAAATCTAAAAGACCTGTAATTATATTAGATGAAAATGGAATAGAATATTATGTATTATTAAAAAATAAAAATATATTTATAAGATGGAAAGAGATTAAAGAAATAGTTTTCTCAAAAACATTTATATATATTTATTTAAAAGAAGAAAGCAGTTTATTAGATAATAAAAAAAATAATGATGAGCCTATTGTTTTATATATGTCAGAGCTAAAAATGAAAACGAATACTTTAATATATCTCATAACATATTATTTTGAAAATAAAAAATCATAA
- a CDS encoding DUF3810 domain-containing protein: MRIKITLMLSLIFVVIILKIVTFSKNFVENYYSRLIYKKIAGSLNRISSNFNFSLGELLLFLLIIAVIIFIIIAFKKSFFNENIKSLADKSKTALNFLYILACFIIVIYIVFLLVWGLNYHRVPLIDNYPPKEINNDDIYLLADTLIKNINELKNEMKYKEINTNYQALNRMIESEYNKVFEEFEFLNMHYSKTKPIMISKLFLHLQITGIYSPFTSEANVNILIPSISMPFTIAHEMAHQIGIAYEDEANFISYIACSKHTDPFVRYSGNFEALLYVLGELKRDENYAHLMSNLNSDTKEEIKKYYEFWQQYMGNLSKVSQKVNDTYLKANSQDDGIKSYSRVVKLLVLYHNIKP, from the coding sequence ATGAGAATAAAAATTACTTTAATGTTATCCCTTATATTCGTTGTTATCATATTAAAAATAGTAACATTTTCTAAAAACTTTGTAGAAAATTATTATTCAAGATTAATATACAAGAAAATAGCCGGATCTTTAAATCGTATATCTTCAAATTTTAATTTTTCATTAGGAGAGCTTCTGCTTTTTTTACTTATAATAGCAGTTATTATTTTTATTATAATAGCTTTTAAAAAATCATTTTTCAATGAGAATATAAAATCATTAGCAGATAAATCAAAAACAGCATTGAATTTTTTATATATACTAGCCTGTTTTATAATTGTTATATATATAGTATTTCTTTTAGTATGGGGATTAAATTATCACAGAGTTCCTTTAATAGATAATTATCCGCCGAAAGAAATCAATAATGATGATATATATTTATTAGCTGATACACTTATAAAAAATATAAATGAGCTGAAAAATGAAATGAAATATAAAGAAATTAATACTAATTATCAGGCTTTAAATAGAATGATAGAATCAGAATATAACAAAGTATTTGAAGAATTTGAGTTTTTAAATATGCATTATTCAAAAACAAAGCCAATAATGATATCAAAGCTATTTCTGCATCTTCAAATAACAGGCATATATTCTCCTTTTACATCTGAAGCAAATGTAAATATACTCATTCCAAGCATATCAATGCCTTTCACAATAGCACATGAAATGGCTCATCAAATAGGTATAGCTTATGAAGATGAGGCTAATTTTATATCATATATAGCCTGTTCAAAACATACAGATCCTTTTGTTAGGTACTCTGGTAATTTTGAGGCACTTCTTTATGTGCTTGGGGAATTAAAAAGAGATGAAAACTATGCACATTTGATGTCAAATTTAAATAGCGACACTAAAGAAGAAATAAAAAAATATTATGAGTTTTGGCAGCAGTATATGGGAAATCTTTCCAAAGTAAGCCAAAAAGTAAATGATACATACCTTAAAGCGAACAGCCAAGATGACGGAATAAAAAGTTATTCAAGGGTTGTAAAGCTTTTAGTGTTATACCATAATATTAAACCTTAA
- a CDS encoding ATP-binding protein, which yields MEERKSIDSFFSDLSMGLLFAENTNEIDQVVDLFLEKTCRYYNFDCGEVYFPKGDYLILRGVYGIDRYYVCKVDFPISANHCKDVLYDQKVFIGENINHTNMEVFSNYSSMFVLPIFFYANPIGVVVFRNKENKIEFYNSIVNEIKNVIGHFAVYANNVLQSVTYKERDKQLKLLRELYLKLSEVDDFENNLNQLANDIANIFTANKAFIRLRNENNELYTRSSYGFPDNFDYSMFDDNIYIVEFWDKGIFYINNAANNKYYERFKGIINRSVLFNRIPVKNNCIGYIVVIDKIPDAVNPLGDFDINDLNLFNPLLANIASRISEHYNIVELSKANEKNMKHMSRLNTLYDISNILLERSKTEDILFLLLTIATIGDVFAFNRAFAFLYDKEFNVFRGRMCVAPTNAQEAGMIWSNMQKLDKYALREKLMLSFDRRSMEDSWDLNQKFLNTVIPNNENCKLFFDVFNNKNSINITNTDNQEVEQIKKYTDIFGYCPFAIIPIMNATNCIGMVVVDNSYNGKPIPEDDLDYLKMFGRQAAVALEYSYLYNEIEKNNNALKAAEKTLLDLKSLAIIGEMSSSMAHNLRNFIVPIAGFANRLVKVSKEENIKNYAQIIANEVENLENYLRRNLSFAKSINLEVENIKIDDMIKYLTILAKEYIKKSGKNIKFYAAKITKEDVVKWDYDRMNEVISNLIINAIDAINNGDEDSIISVIFDDNAYRESMIDIIVENTNSYIEPELAEKVFTPFFTTKSHGVGIGLAISKRIVEAHGGSMVIKSVNGQFKITTFFVSIPVSLNN from the coding sequence ATGGAAGAGAGAAAATCTATAGACAGTTTTTTTTCGGATTTATCTATGGGACTGCTTTTTGCAGAGAACACCAATGAAATAGACCAAGTTGTTGATTTATTCTTAGAAAAAACCTGCCGGTATTACAATTTTGATTGCGGAGAAGTGTATTTTCCTAAAGGCGATTATCTTATACTTAGAGGCGTATATGGAATTGACAGATACTATGTATGTAAAGTTGATTTTCCAATATCCGCCAATCATTGTAAAGATGTATTATATGATCAGAAAGTTTTTATAGGTGAAAATATTAATCATACAAATATGGAAGTATTTTCAAATTATTCATCTATGTTTGTACTTCCTATATTTTTCTATGCCAATCCTATAGGAGTTGTAGTTTTTAGAAATAAAGAAAATAAAATAGAATTCTATAACTCTATAGTTAACGAAATAAAAAATGTGATAGGACACTTTGCTGTATATGCTAATAATGTGCTTCAAAGCGTAACATATAAGGAAAGAGATAAACAATTAAAACTGCTTAGGGAATTATACTTAAAATTAAGCGAAGTTGATGATTTTGAAAATAATTTAAATCAATTAGCAAATGATATTGCAAATATTTTTACTGCTAATAAAGCATTTATAAGACTTAGAAACGAAAATAATGAACTATATACGAGATCTAGTTATGGGTTTCCGGATAATTTTGATTATTCAATGTTTGATGATAATATTTATATAGTAGAATTTTGGGATAAAGGCATATTCTATATAAATAATGCAGCAAACAATAAATATTATGAAAGATTTAAAGGTATTATAAACAGGTCCGTACTATTCAATAGAATACCTGTAAAAAATAATTGCATAGGCTATATAGTTGTTATAGATAAAATACCTGATGCTGTTAATCCGCTTGGAGATTTTGATATAAATGACCTTAATTTATTTAATCCGCTTCTAGCTAATATAGCGAGCAGAATTTCTGAACATTATAACATTGTAGAATTAAGCAAAGCAAATGAAAAAAACATGAAACACATGTCTCGTTTGAATACATTATATGATATAAGCAATATTCTATTGGAGCGTTCAAAAACAGAAGACATATTATTTTTACTTCTGACAATAGCAACAATAGGAGATGTATTTGCTTTTAACAGGGCATTTGCTTTTCTTTATGATAAAGAATTTAATGTATTTAGAGGAAGAATGTGCGTTGCTCCTACAAATGCTCAGGAAGCCGGTATGATATGGAGTAATATGCAAAAGCTGGATAAATATGCCCTTAGGGAAAAATTAATGCTTTCTTTTGATAGAAGAAGCATGGAAGATTCTTGGGATTTAAATCAGAAATTCTTAAATACTGTTATACCGAATAATGAAAACTGCAAATTATTCTTTGATGTATTTAATAATAAGAACAGCATCAATATAACAAATACAGATAATCAGGAAGTAGAACAAATAAAAAAATATACAGATATATTCGGATACTGTCCTTTCGCTATAATACCTATAATGAATGCAACAAATTGTATAGGTATGGTTGTAGTTGATAATTCTTATAATGGAAAGCCTATACCGGAAGATGATTTAGACTATTTAAAAATGTTCGGAAGACAGGCAGCGGTAGCTTTAGAGTATTCATATCTTTATAATGAAATAGAAAAAAATAACAATGCCTTAAAAGCGGCAGAAAAAACATTATTAGATTTAAAAAGTTTAGCTATAATAGGTGAGATGAGTTCTTCTATGGCTCATAATCTTAGAAACTTTATAGTACCTATTGCTGGATTTGCTAATAGGCTTGTTAAGGTTAGTAAAGAAGAAAATATTAAAAACTATGCTCAGATAATAGCTAATGAGGTAGAAAATTTAGAAAATTATTTGAGAAGGAATTTATCATTTGCTAAAAGTATTAATCTGGAAGTAGAAAATATAAAAATAGATGATATGATTAAGTACCTCACTATTTTAGCAAAAGAATATATTAAAAAAAGCGGAAAAAATATTAAATTCTATGCTGCTAAAATCACTAAAGAAGATGTTGTAAAATGGGATTATGACAGAATGAATGAAGTTATATCCAATCTGATAATTAATGCTATAGATGCCATAAATAACGGAGATGAAGATTCGATTATCAGTGTTATATTTGATGATAATGCTTACAGGGAATCTATGATAGATATAATAGTGGAAAATACTAATTCATATATAGAACCGGAATTAGCTGAAAAAGTATTTACTCCATTCTTTACAACAAAAAGTCATGGAGTGGGTATAGGACTTGCCATTTCCAAAAGAATAGTAGAAGCTCATGGCGGAAGTATGGTGATAAAAAGTGTTAATGGACAATTTAAGATAACAACTTTTTTTGTTTCTATACCTGTTAGTTTAAATAATTAA
- a CDS encoding alpha-amylase family glycosyl hydrolase, producing MKISGYNLFPPLLGHIKNWYSHIDRIKNMGFEWVYINPITYPGFSGSLYATKYYYKYNPAFFTSSEQEIAEKELKDFLAYCNNQKIKVMIDLVINHSSKDCNLVNEHFEWYKTKDGVLQSPGAWDNGKWIEWGDLAVFNNKMNPNEKDEEENANTKDNQDGNAENEEKENNQHINDNEILNPIWYYWNDLIKHNLDLGFSGFRCDAAYKVPKKLWKYLIYNAKQINNKVIFFAESLGCSMEDTEKLIDAGFDYVASSAKWWDYEGEWFIEQYDLAREKCRQIAFPSNHDTKRLISEYDGNIWQVKQTFLFTAIVCDMWMITLGDEYGFLKRCNVVGGNQKDYENISYDLSEYIKDITNYIKNNTILADCGKIVSIDIEEKKKLDKLKKETDTHYGYYEQEKNYKEKKEKDPFRKFYKYNLDESEKLLIIVNITSKTRKLDTKEYGIKKDISFENKIENITETIDILPYELKIFAL from the coding sequence ATGAAAATATCTGGATATAATTTATTTCCGCCTCTTTTAGGGCATATAAAAAATTGGTACAGCCATATTGATAGGATTAAGAATATGGGATTTGAATGGGTATACATTAATCCTATAACATATCCCGGATTTAGCGGAAGTTTATACGCTACAAAATATTATTACAAATATAACCCTGCTTTTTTCACTAGTTCTGAACAAGAAATCGCAGAAAAAGAGTTAAAAGATTTTCTTGCCTATTGCAATAATCAAAAAATAAAAGTAATGATAGATTTAGTTATTAACCATTCATCAAAGGACTGTAATCTTGTTAATGAACATTTTGAATGGTATAAAACCAAAGACGGAGTTTTGCAGTCTCCGGGGGCTTGGGATAATGGAAAATGGATTGAATGGGGTGATTTAGCTGTGTTCAATAATAAAATGAATCCCAATGAAAAAGACGAAGAAGAAAATGCTAATACTAAAGATAATCAAGACGGCAATGCAGAAAATGAAGAAAAAGAAAATAATCAGCATATTAATGATAATGAAATATTAAATCCTATATGGTATTATTGGAATGATTTAATAAAACATAATCTAGATTTAGGATTCAGCGGATTCAGATGTGATGCGGCATATAAAGTCCCTAAAAAATTATGGAAATATCTAATATATAATGCTAAACAGATAAATAATAAAGTTATATTCTTTGCTGAAAGTTTAGGCTGCTCTATGGAAGATACTGAGAAGCTAATTGATGCAGGTTTCGATTATGTGGCAAGCAGTGCCAAATGGTGGGATTATGAAGGCGAATGGTTTATAGAACAGTATGATCTTGCAAGAGAAAAATGCAGGCAAATAGCATTCCCAAGCAATCATGATACAAAAAGGCTTATTTCTGAATATGACGGAAATATTTGGCAGGTAAAACAGACTTTCCTATTCACAGCTATAGTATGCGATATGTGGATGATAACTTTGGGTGATGAATACGGATTCTTAAAAAGATGCAATGTTGTAGGCGGTAATCAAAAAGATTATGAAAATATCAGCTATGATTTAAGCGAATACATAAAAGATATCACTAATTATATAAAAAATAACACTATACTTGCTGATTGCGGTAAAATAGTTTCCATTGATATAGAAGAAAAAAAGAAACTAGATAAATTGAAAAAAGAAACCGATACTCATTATGGATACTATGAACAAGAAAAAAATTATAAAGAAAAAAAAGAAAAAGATCCTTTTAGAAAGTTTTATAAATATAATTTAGATGAAAGTGAGAAACTTTTAATTATAGTTAATATAACTTCTAAAACTAGAAAATTGGATACAAAAGAATACGGCATAAAAAAAGATATATCATTTGAAAATAAAATAGAAAATATTACAGAAACTATAGACATATTGCCGTATGAATTAAAAATATTTGCTTTATAG
- a CDS encoding response regulator: protein MRVLIYDSSLQIRDSLISILITAGYEVVAVKDKNNILSMFGKLPFSIAIIEVGENDADMESILEKIYLDDRYHGVHVIVHVADPSREFFTKMMRIGVSGFLLKPFNEKDFLNRFNVLIDKAGVKPKKLKHIVINNLDNFKLVFRHDGVRQILHGMIIEMSPVGLKFIMPPEEASIEVGHVIKNASMSISSYKISFSINILEKIGNEYIGEFEDLSVFNAKLICKFIYDKYIEKLK, encoded by the coding sequence ATGAGAGTATTAATTTATGATTCATCTTTACAGATAAGAGATAGTCTTATCAGTATTCTTATTACAGCAGGATATGAAGTTGTTGCTGTGAAGGATAAAAATAATATTTTGAGCATGTTTGGTAAACTTCCTTTTTCTATTGCTATTATAGAAGTTGGAGAAAATGATGCTGATATGGAGAGTATACTTGAAAAAATATATTTAGATGACAGATATCATGGTGTGCATGTTATAGTTCATGTTGCAGATCCTAGCAGGGAATTTTTTACTAAGATGATGAGAATAGGGGTTTCAGGTTTTTTATTAAAGCCTTTTAATGAAAAAGATTTTTTGAATAGATTTAATGTTTTAATAGATAAGGCAGGAGTTAAGCCTAAAAAACTAAAACATATAGTAATAAACAATTTGGATAATTTTAAATTGGTATTTAGACATGACGGAGTAAGACAGATTCTTCATGGTATGATAATAGAAATGTCTCCGGTAGGATTAAAATTTATTATGCCGCCTGAAGAAGCTAGTATAGAAGTAGGGCATGTTATAAAGAATGCTTCTATGTCTATTAGTTCTTATAAAATAAGTTTTTCTATTAATATATTGGAAAAGATAGGAAATGAATATATTGGTGAATTTGAGGATTTATCTGTATTTAATGCTAAATTGATATGTAAATTTATATATGATAAATACATAGAAAAATTAAAGTGA
- the thiD gene encoding bifunctional hydroxymethylpyrimidine kinase/phosphomethylpyrimidine kinase yields the protein MVKALTIAGFDGSGGAGIQADLKTFSALGCYGMCVLTALPVQNTQGVRSCYEIELKAIKEQLECIFDDIIPDAIKIGMLFNSDIIKLVADFLGSNAKNIPIVVDPVMVAKSGDRLLLEEAVDSLKKYILPISTIVTPNIPEAEDLTLKKIKTDDDMIDAANDILNMGAKNVMLKGGHLEGELSRDLFMSKESKEFLDALRIDTKNTHGTGCTLSAAICSYIAHGKSPLEASKLGKEYLFNALKAAKTDSVGKGHGPVHHFYEAWTHLSI from the coding sequence ATGGTAAAGGCTTTGACAATAGCCGGATTTGATGGTTCCGGAGGTGCGGGTATACAGGCAGATTTGAAAACTTTTTCTGCTTTGGGCTGTTATGGAATGTGCGTACTTACTGCATTGCCTGTGCAGAATACTCAGGGTGTAAGAAGCTGCTATGAAATAGAATTAAAGGCTATAAAAGAACAATTAGAATGCATATTTGATGATATTATACCTGATGCTATAAAGATAGGAATGCTTTTTAATAGCGATATAATAAAGCTAGTTGCTGATTTTTTGGGCAGTAATGCTAAAAATATACCTATAGTAGTTGATCCTGTAATGGTAGCTAAAAGCGGAGATAGGCTTCTTTTGGAGGAGGCAGTGGACAGTTTAAAAAAATACATACTTCCTATTTCTACAATTGTAACTCCGAATATACCAGAGGCAGAGGATTTAACTCTAAAAAAAATAAAAACTGATGATGATATGATAGATGCTGCTAATGATATACTTAATATGGGAGCAAAGAATGTTATGCTTAAAGGCGGGCATTTGGAAGGAGAGCTTTCAAGAGATTTATTTATGAGTAAAGAAAGTAAAGAGTTTTTAGATGCTTTAAGAATAGATACAAAAAATACTCATGGTACAGGATGCACTCTTTCTGCTGCAATATGCAGTTATATAGCACATGGTAAAAGTCCTCTTGAGGCTTCAAAACTAGGAAAAGAGTATTTATTTAATGCATTAAAGGCCGCCAAAACTGATAGTGTAGGAAAAGGTCATGGTCCTGTTCATCATTTTTATGAGGCTTGGACTCATTTAAGTATATAA
- the glyS gene encoding glycine--tRNA ligase subunit beta, which yields MKDLLIEILVEEIPADFAYPASMSFKKIIENTLKNNGINFSSVNSYTTPRRLAILAEDIEEKSKDEVIEFRGPLFESAFKDGTPTKAGEGFLKSHNIDANSVKNIDENESFDKPYIKEVNGKKYIFVKKEKKGIETKKLFEEKLESIVSSIDFKKKMRWGNKDFAFVRPIRNVIALFGNEIIKTSVAGIETNNKITGHRLLSPEFKEINNPKDYEKILLEKHVVVSREKRLENIINQLENIEKELGFEAVSKKKVSEIVVDLVEEPYLLTAEFDSKFLEVPKEVLTSEMIEHQKYFPLCKKDGSLTNVFVITANQPKTPQIIAGNIRVLTARLSDGRFLYQEDIRKGMDEMNERLEMLMFRKELGSVADKVKRLEKNSELLITLLGYEKDKENILKAIKYMKSDLVSNMVYNFPELQGIMGGYFAKAMNLNDDVALAINEQYRPLFAADEIPSNDTGKAIAILDKMDNIAAGFYVGDIPTGSQDPNALRRQALGIINILTKSKKHVNLKKLIEQSINSMPKEARNNKSEDLVKDIFEFFKSRFENDIDFAKDSVAGVLSTGIDDMYDAYLKIEAIDAFRKKNEELFSNLLLVFKRIKNMIKSAKDVNLDESLLKEEAEKSLYNTYKEKLNEVNKLMENREYEKTFALLASLYEPLDKFFKDIMVNVDDEKIKNNRIALLSSVDKIFKNMLDFSSLVK from the coding sequence GTGAAAGATTTACTCATTGAAATATTGGTTGAAGAGATACCTGCAGATTTTGCATATCCGGCAAGTATGAGTTTTAAAAAAATAATAGAAAATACATTAAAAAATAATGGTATTAATTTCAGCTCTGTTAACTCATATACTACTCCAAGAAGATTAGCAATTTTAGCAGAAGATATAGAAGAAAAATCAAAAGATGAAGTTATAGAATTTAGAGGACCTTTATTTGAAAGTGCTTTTAAAGATGGTACTCCTACAAAAGCAGGAGAAGGATTTTTGAAATCTCATAATATTGATGCTAATTCGGTAAAAAATATTGATGAAAATGAATCATTTGATAAACCATATATAAAAGAAGTAAATGGAAAAAAATATATATTCGTAAAAAAAGAAAAAAAAGGCATAGAAACCAAAAAACTATTTGAAGAAAAACTAGAAAGTATTGTTTCAAGTATAGATTTTAAAAAGAAAATGAGATGGGGAAATAAAGATTTTGCTTTTGTACGCCCTATAAGAAATGTGATTGCTTTATTTGGAAATGAAATCATTAAAACTTCAGTTGCAGGAATAGAAACTAATAATAAAATAACAGGACATAGACTTCTTTCACCGGAATTTAAAGAAATTAATAATCCTAAAGACTATGAAAAAATATTATTAGAAAAACATGTTGTAGTTTCAAGAGAAAAAAGATTAGAAAATATTATAAATCAATTAGAAAATATAGAAAAAGAGCTTGGATTTGAAGCTGTTTCTAAGAAAAAAGTATCTGAAATAGTTGTGGATTTGGTAGAAGAGCCGTACTTACTAACTGCTGAATTCGATTCTAAATTCTTGGAAGTACCTAAAGAAGTATTAACAAGTGAAATGATTGAGCATCAGAAATACTTCCCATTATGTAAAAAAGACGGTTCTTTAACTAATGTATTTGTAATAACAGCTAATCAGCCTAAAACTCCTCAGATAATAGCTGGAAATATAAGAGTATTAACAGCAAGACTTTCAGACGGAAGATTCTTATACCAAGAGGATATAAGAAAAGGTATGGACGAGATGAATGAAAGACTTGAAATGCTTATGTTTAGAAAAGAGCTTGGAAGTGTTGCTGATAAAGTAAAAAGACTTGAGAAAAACTCTGAGCTTTTAATAACACTTTTAGGCTATGAAAAAGATAAAGAAAATATACTTAAAGCTATTAAATATATGAAATCAGATTTAGTAAGCAATATGGTTTATAATTTCCCAGAGCTTCAGGGTATAATGGGCGGATATTTTGCAAAAGCTATGAATCTTAATGACGATGTTGCTTTAGCTATCAATGAACAGTACAGACCCTTATTTGCTGCTGATGAAATACCTTCTAATGATACAGGTAAGGCTATAGCTATACTTGACAAAATGGATAATATAGCAGCCGGATTCTATGTAGGAGATATACCAACAGGCTCTCAAGACCCTAATGCTTTAAGAAGACAGGCTTTAGGTATTATTAATATACTTACAAAATCTAAAAAGCATGTTAATCTTAAAAAATTAATAGAACAGTCAATTAATTCTATGCCTAAAGAAGCAAGAAATAATAAAAGCGAAGATTTAGTAAAAGATATATTCGAGTTCTTTAAATCCCGTTTTGAAAATGATATTGATTTTGCTAAAGATTCCGTTGCAGGTGTTCTTTCTACAGGTATAGACGATATGTATGACGCTTACTTAAAAATAGAAGCTATTGATGCATTCAGAAAGAAAAATGAAGAGCTATTCTCAAATCTTTTATTAGTATTTAAAAGAATTAAGAATATGATTAAATCTGCTAAAGATGTAAACTTAGATGAATCTTTATTAAAAGAAGAGGCAGAAAAATCTCTATACAATACATATAAAGAAAAATTAAATGAAGTTAATAAACTTATGGAAAATAGAGAATATGAAAAAACATTTGCCTTATTAGCTAGTTTATACGAACCTTTGGATAAATTTTTCAAAGATATTATGGTAAATGTAGACGATGAAAAAATCAAAAATAATCGTATAGCTTTGCTTTCTTCAGTTGATAAAATTTTTAAAAATATGCTTGATTTCTCTAGTTTAGTAAAATAA
- the lpxC gene encoding UDP-3-O-acyl-N-acetylglucosamine deacetylase: MQTVTTKQNILIIDDEEDILTTCQDILEDEGYGVDIAKNYKEAEAILNSKKVNLVFLDVWLPDVDGLDILSNIKEKYPNTIVIMMSGHAGVETAVRATKMGAYDFLEKPISISKLLSSCEDVFKESIDKAEASVNEENCSNKPCSNVGYKVKQRTIAKSIVVSGFALMEGRKTALTLVPAEVNTGIVFIDINTNTHIKLSHNNILSKDKSGAVNSTALVSGNRYIKTTEHFLAALHMMGITNLIVKCDGEVPNVDGSALVFCDALKEAGFVEQDDYIEPIVIDTTLTYGNVNDNETYIILSPYDGLEVSLRIDFAGSIGVQEYTYKFENFDQFTDEIGRARSFNTIDNIDYAQKMGMAGSGMIGSHILLCDGKVINTKLHFDNEFVRHKILDIIGDLYILGRPIRGKVTANKSSHSFNHSVVHDLANRYL; the protein is encoded by the coding sequence ATGCAGACAGTAACAACTAAACAAAATATATTAATAATAGATGATGAAGAGGATATACTGACTACTTGTCAGGATATTTTAGAAGATGAAGGCTATGGAGTAGATATAGCTAAAAATTATAAAGAAGCAGAGGCTATACTTAATAGTAAGAAAGTAAATTTAGTATTTTTAGATGTATGGCTTCCCGATGTAGACGGTTTGGATATACTTTCTAATATAAAAGAAAAATACCCTAATACCATTGTAATAATGATGAGCGGACATGCCGGAGTTGAAACAGCAGTTAGGGCTACTAAAATGGGGGCTTATGACTTTTTAGAAAAGCCTATTAGCATATCAAAGCTGCTTTCAAGCTGTGAAGATGTATTCAAAGAGAGTATAGATAAAGCGGAAGCATCAGTAAATGAGGAAAATTGCTCTAATAAACCTTGCAGTAATGTAGGATATAAGGTTAAACAGAGAACTATAGCTAAAAGTATTGTTGTAAGCGGTTTCGCATTAATGGAAGGAAGAAAAACTGCATTAACATTGGTTCCTGCAGAGGTTAATACAGGTATAGTTTTTATTGATATTAATACAAATACTCATATAAAATTATCACATAATAATATACTTTCTAAAGATAAATCCGGGGCGGTTAATTCCACAGCATTAGTATCAGGAAACAGATATATAAAAACTACAGAGCATTTCTTGGCGGCACTTCATATGATGGGTATTACTAATTTAATAGTAAAATGTGACGGAGAAGTACCTAATGTAGACGGTTCTGCTTTAGTATTTTGTGATGCTTTAAAAGAGGCTGGTTTTGTAGAGCAGGATGATTATATAGAGCCTATAGTTATAGATACTACCTTAACTTATGGAAATGTTAATGATAATGAAACTTATATAATACTTTCTCCTTATGACGGGCTTGAAGTAAGTCTTCGTATAGATTTTGCAGGATCTATAGGAGTACAGGAATATACATATAAATTTGAAAATTTTGATCAGTTTACTGATGAGATTGGAAGAGCAAGATCATTTAATACTATAGATAATATTGATTATGCCCAAAAAATGGGAATGGCTGGAAGCGGTATGATAGGAAGTCATATACTTCTTTGCGACGGAAAAGTAATAAATACTAAACTTCATTTCGATAATGAGTTTGTAAGACATAAAATTTTGGATATAATTGGAGATTTATATATTTTGGGCAGACCTATAAGAGGCAAAGTTACTGCTAATAAGTCTTCTCATTCTTTCAATCATTCCGTTGTACATGATCTTGCAAATAGATATTTATGA